GCGGTCGATGTGGCGCTTTCGAGCCCGCTCTGAGCCGCCTTGCGCCGCGGCCGCGAGCTTCTCCGACAGCTCGACGGCGAGCGCTCGGTGCGCGGCGGCGTTGCGGGCGAAGGCCTCGCTGGAGGAATCCGCCTTGCTGGCCAAGACCGGTGCGTCCACGTTGTGATGTTAACAATCGTTAACATCGTCGTCTAGCATGGTGGCATGTCGAGTCGGCGCGACGAGATCCTCGCGGAGGCCGCCCGGCTCTTCGCCGGGCGCGGATTCCACGGTGTCGGCGTCGACGACATCGGCGCGGCGGTCGGACTGTCGGGCCCGGCGCTGTACCGGCACTTCCCCAGCAAGGACGCCATGCTGGCGGAGATGCTGGTGCGGGTCAGCGACCGGCTGCTGAGCGTCGGGCGGGAACGCGTCCGGGCCGCTGCCACGCCGGACGACGCGCTGGACACCTTGGTGCGCTGGCACATCGAGTTCGCGCTCGGCAACCCGGAGCTCATCACGGTCCAGGACCGCGACCTCGCCAACTGCAGTGACCCGGATCGGCGCCGGGTCCGCCGGTTGCAGCGCCGCTACGTCGAGGTCTGGGTCGGCGTACTCGCCGCCGCCCATCCCGGCTGCGATCGCGGTCGGCTGCGGGCCGCCGCGCACGCCGTCTTCGGGCTGCTCAACTCGACCCCGCACAGCGCACTCGGGGTCGACGGTGCGGCGATGGCCGACCTGCTCAGGGAGATGGCGCTGGCGGCGTTCGCGACCGCGTCCGCCGACGCGCGTAGCGTGCAGAGCGGTCGGGCAACGGCACGCGGGTGAAGGGATCGGCATGGTCGAGCACGCCACGACCGCGGCGGAGTTCACCTCGGCGCTCGCCGAGTTCGCCAGCGGCGTCGCCGTGGTCGCCGTGCGCGATGACGACGACGACGTCGGGATCACGACGACCGCTTTCGCCTCGGTGTCGCTGGAGCCGCCACTCGTCCTGGTCGCGATCAATTCGGCGTCCTACGTCGACGAGGTGCTCGCCGCGCGCGAGCGGTGGGCCGTCTCGGTGCTGGCCCGCGACCAGGAGCACGTCGCGAGCCGGTTCGCCGTCGCCGGACGGCCGAGCGCACGGCATCTGCTGACCGATCTCGGTCACCACCGCGGCGAACTCTCCGGCGCGCTCATCGTCGACGACGGGCTCACCGCACTGGAGTGCCAGACGCATGACCGGGTGCCTGCGGGCGACCACACGGTGCTGATCGGTCGCGTGCTGCAGGTCGACTACCGGGATCCGGACCGGCCGCCTTTGATCCACTTCCGCAGCCGATATCGCGGTCTCGCCGGCCCCGGTCGCGCCGGTTGACGTCGTCCTACTGCTGGTAGGACTCGACCTCGTCGATCGGCCGGGCCTTGGCGTCGTCCGGGTTTTCGCCGTACTGCTCGCGGGCGCGACGCTGGCGGAGCAGATCCCAGCACTGGTCGAGCTGGGTCTCGACCTGGCTGAGCCGTGCCCGGGTCTGCTCGTCGCCTCCGGAGCCGACCGACTTGCTCCGCAGCTGGTGCTCCTCGGCGACCAGCTCACCGATCGTGTGGGTGATCTGCGTGTCGTCCACGTTGCCTCCTAGTGCTTCGTCATCCACCTTGTCACGATCGCCCCTACCCCGACCACTGCCATCACGATTGGTCGGCCAGATGGCGGAGTTGCGCCCCGCGGAGGTCGGCCGTCTGCGCCTGGACGAGCAGAAACATCGCCTCCCGGGCCAGCCGCTGCGCGGGTGCGGTCGCCGCCATGGCTCGGCCGCCGCCGGCGATGACGGCGGCGCTCGTCGCGGTCTGCATCACGTCCATCGCCTCGAGCCGGGCCGCGAGCCGATCGGCGAGGCGCTCCTCGGCCGGCACCCCGTCCAGCAGGGCGTAGGCGTCGCGGCGGGCGGTCTGCAGCCGGGAGCGCAGGACGCCCGCCAGCCGGGTGGCATCCTCGGTGGCGGCGCGCTCGAGCAGGTCGAGCGCGGCCCCGGCGATTCCGAAGACCGCCGGATTGACGTTCACCGTCGTACGCCGGTCGGCCGCGGACCAGTCCGCCATCGTGGTCCGGTGGATCATTGCGTCGGCGCCGACCCGCAGCCCGTCGAGGTGCAGCCGCACGGTGCGACTCGCCTCGAGCGCCGCGAGACGCATCGGCGCCGACGCCCGCAGCCCCGGTTGCTCGCGGGCGTCGATGAAACAGAAGACGACCTCGGCGTCGGGAGTGGTACCGGCGAGCATCAGGACGTCGTTGAGCCCCCATCCCGTGCACCACGGGGCGGTGCCGTCGAACTGCCAGCCTCCGTCGACGGGGGTGGCGGCGACCTGTACGCGGGGGTAGGAGCGCAGTTGGGAGAAGGCCACCCCGGCGAGCAGCGTCCCGTCGGCGAGCGGGCGCAGCAGCCGCTGGCGCGCCGCTCCCTCGCCACGGACCGCGGTCGCCAGCGGCGAGTGGTGCTGGACCTGCACGAACCAGGTGGTGGCGTCGGCCGCCGCCAGGATCTCGGAGACCAGCCGGATCACCGGCGGGGGGGCCGCGGTGCCGCCGACCTCGACCGGCGCGCCCATCCCGAGCAGGCCGGACGCCTTGATCGCGGCGATGTGCGACGGCGGGATGCCCGCACGGTCGACCTGCGCGGCCTGCGGGGCGAGCACGCGATCGGCCAGATCCCGCGCGACTTGTACCGAGGGGTGTGCGTCGCCCGCATCCCCGGCGGCCGCCGGGTCGGTGGCGCCGGTCAGCGGGGCGCCATCCGGATCGCGCCGTCGAGGCGGATGACCTCGCCGTTGAGCATCGGGTTGTCGACGATGTGGGCGACCAGGGCGGCGTACTCCTCAGGGCGTCCCAGCCTGCTGGGGTGGGGCACCTGCTGCCCGAGCGACTCGCGTGCCTCCTCCGGCAGGCCCGCCATCATCGGGGTGTCGAAGATGCCCGGCGCGATCGACATAACCCGGATCTGCCGGCTGGACAGGTCCCGCGCGGCCGTGATGGTCAGGCCGACGACCCCG
This genomic stretch from Mycobacteriales bacterium harbors:
- a CDS encoding flavin reductase family protein, whose product is MVEHATTAAEFTSALAEFASGVAVVAVRDDDDDVGITTTAFASVSLEPPLVLVAINSASYVDEVLAARERWAVSVLARDQEHVASRFAVAGRPSARHLLTDLGHHRGELSGALIVDDGLTALECQTHDRVPAGDHTVLIGRVLQVDYRDPDRPPLIHFRSRYRGLAGPGRAG
- a CDS encoding TetR/AcrR family transcriptional regulator, which codes for MSSRRDEILAEAARLFAGRGFHGVGVDDIGAAVGLSGPALYRHFPSKDAMLAEMLVRVSDRLLSVGRERVRAAATPDDALDTLVRWHIEFALGNPELITVQDRDLANCSDPDRRRVRRLQRRYVEVWVGVLAAAHPGCDRGRLRAAAHAVFGLLNSTPHSALGVDGAAMADLLREMALAAFATASADARSVQSGRATARG
- a CDS encoding DUF2630 family protein, yielding MDDTQITHTIGELVAEEHQLRSKSVGSGGDEQTRARLSQVETQLDQCWDLLRQRRAREQYGENPDDAKARPIDEVESYQQ
- a CDS encoding acyl-CoA dehydrogenase family protein — its product is MTGATDPAAAGDAGDAHPSVQVARDLADRVLAPQAAQVDRAGIPPSHIAAIKASGLLGMGAPVEVGGTAAPPPVIRLVSEILAAADATTWFVQVQHHSPLATAVRGEGAARQRLLRPLADGTLLAGVAFSQLRSYPRVQVAATPVDGGWQFDGTAPWCTGWGLNDVLMLAGTTPDAEVVFCFIDAREQPGLRASAPMRLAALEASRTVRLHLDGLRVGADAMIHRTTMADWSAADRRTTVNVNPAVFGIAGAALDLLERAATEDATRLAGVLRSRLQTARRDAYALLDGVPAEERLADRLAARLEAMDVMQTATSAAVIAGGGRAMAATAPAQRLAREAMFLLVQAQTADLRGAQLRHLADQS